Genomic segment of Arachis hypogaea cultivar Tifrunner chromosome 16, arahy.Tifrunner.gnm2.J5K5, whole genome shotgun sequence:
GGCCCCCCaaacttttggtaaaaaaaattagtaatacttcttcaaaaaataaaaaattagttcagTTGGCTCAAATACTTTACTATGGTTTAAAATATCAAAGTTCAATCTtcatcttttgtttttattgtacaataatttttagttttaaatatttaaaacatgTTGGATTTGGACTTAACTGAGTGTATTCGCATTTCGCAGCTCTCTATTTAATAAGCAACACGTTCTCtacctttgagttcaaatataaaaaattaggtattttttatttatgtaatttaatattattttacattatatatttcactgtttatttaatttaattttttatatgataaaaaatattagaatattcaataagtattgatattattgtatttgtataaattgataaaaaaaattcaataaatattataaattttaatatttgtcattctaacttcttttttacatattttacaggatatatattcaaatttttatataaaataattatgaaaaatcaaagaattgatgcattttttaagaggaaggctaatattcaagaaggagaacatataacttttacaatatcaatacCTGTACATAgtttttctactttaatgaatcacgaagaaagtgagatacaacctcAAAAAATTCAAAGAGTTGTATgtgatgagtttgaccttaattatTTGAAACGAGATCCTGgaaaacggctttaaatttggcaatatcacccaaatcaaagagatgaggttagacgagcttatcttaaatgcGGTCCATATCAAAAacatcttgacaattatcttctatccggccccccaaaattttgtttcaaactcCGCCACTGTTTTTAGTTACCTCCAACCATCATGAGCTAAACTCTGATAGCTAGATCTAGACCAGGTAAGCACCAATTCAACTCAACTTGCCTacaaatttcttaaatttttttgcatctagttaaacaataaaattgggattctttttcttcctaaaaGCAAGGGCATGTCCCACTAGTAGAACTCACTTCCATATAACTATGGTCACAATTACAAGCtaccaaattaaaagaaaattaaaaaaaaaaaactctctcCCTCTTTTACCCAAAGAAAACTACTATTCTTTAAAACTTCAAAATCATTTATGTACAAGAAAGCATAAGATATTACACctacaaataaaaacaaaatatgttatatcatttctttttttcttttttcttaattaatgaaaTGGTAGAAAATATGCATATATGTACATTGTACCAGTATCATAACCAAATAGAAGGCCATCAATACCAGCGGCAAAAGTAACTCCAACAATGTAAGAATTTTGGAAAAATTATATTCTGCGCTCCTGATGTTTCTCCAAATAATCAGAACTTTCTGCTTTAATCGAcacacatatcaaccaccattATTGCAAGCTTGCTTTATCGACTAGTTGTAAATTATATGTTAATGCATGAGATCTAACATAGTTTTATAGTAATAAAGTTGTTAAATTTTTGTTGGACTTCTTGTTCCCTTAAAAATTGATGAGCATATGTGTGATAACATTTGTTTTTCTTGTATGAAGGATCAGTTTCATGTTGATGTGAACTTGCAACAAGATTACTCtcccttctttttattttctttccgaCATTCCATTATGATTCTGTTACAATGAACGTGTACTTAAATATCTACATATGTTAACATGGTTGCTGTCATTTTGGGTCCTTAACTAccttaatttagattattttaattcttatgcaTTGATAGTATTTAATAATTTCTATTTTTGTATAATCGAATATATTTATAGTATTCATGAGCCTTTAATTTCAAGTTATAATTGGTGGCTAAgtgaaatttaatttatttgctgaAGTATTGATATGTTAATAATTGGATGTCTGTAAAAATCTGTTCCACAgtgatatttatataaattaaatctaaataattaatacatacgaatcataaaaattatttgcATGTATTATTTTACGAAAAATGTTAAGAgattagtaatttttattaatattagttaatatttttagttaatattttatttttatattattaagagTTAACTTTAGTATTTAAGGTTTAAATTTTAGTATGTACTTAAGTCTTAAGGTATAAAATATTAgccaaatattaattaaaaataataaatgttattgattatgtaataatatttttttttatagtaagTTGAGTTGGGAGTATATCTCTTTGGTGGATTTTTAGAGCTGGTCAAAATTCTCTCATGTAGTATGACATAATATGTTCTTTTACGTATAATTTAATATTACCGCATACTCTTTTATTATCTGTCATatttaatttggatgatatttGTATACTTCGTAAATCTTATAAGCTAATTATTAGTGACTAGTAGTATTTAATGAGGTTAATTATGTTAACTCGTGACactctatttaatatatatagaTGTATGGCATGGTTAaaagtttttatatttaatttcaaatatgataaatataacatttattTTGTTAGTATATTGTAGAGTTTATTTAAAAGCGAACTACAATATGATATAGTACGTTCTATATTATTATGAGTATATGATAATGTTGTTAGCTTCATACGtctcaaattaaataatttaataaatataatataatttaaaattttcaacaaCATTTACCTAAAAATATTAACATTTCATTGGCTTCATATGAATGAGGTTTAACATTTCACCAAGCTGTATTACCCCAACTTCACTAATGATATTATACAACTCAAAATTCGATcgagttatataaaaaaaaatttagatatcttAGCTTTGTAGTCACAACTTGTTATCTCTGTAGCATCATTTAtgaataaaacaataaaacataTCAGCTTTCAATTTAGGCTGAACAATTTTAAAAGTGATCACATTATGTACTCTACGTAGCTCACACAtacaagaaaaattcaaaagttctttatttcttatttttcctTTCTCAGATTTGCATGTTCCATATGACTAATCGATAATGCTATAACCTACAAATAAATAAGCCCAATTATTAGCCTAACATCTTAACAATCTAAAAaggttaaattattttatatatttgttttaatattaattataaaatcgagaaaattcaactttttttttcactAGAGTAGAAGACTTGTTTTATATTTTAGCcctcttctatatatataaattatggaaaattttactaaatttccTAAAAAGTGAGAGAGGCTATGGTCAGGGCAGAGCTACATTGTAGCTAAGGGGGGCAATGGCccccttaattttaattttttatatgtaaattatatgtaaatttcagtttagtttccttaaaattttattttagtcttattttattatataaatatttttggtcctctctaatctTTTATCTAGCTCCGTCCCTGGCTATGGTGGACCCCaccttttactttttatattaaatagTTGAAAAGTTATGCACTATAGAAGACACTATAGTTGAAACACTAATATTATCGGTATGTGAAAACTTTCATTTGCTATAAACCTGTATGAaactatttaattagtaaattttaaattcaattcataccttctttttcaagaaatcatTGCACATGTTTTAACTAACTAGCTTTCTCTCAATCCCACATATTAGTAGTAGACACTCTCTTGACACATTTATGTAAAAAATTTCTTTGGTTCTTAAAGAATTTGTACATGATTTGTCTAAAAAGTGAGAGATGAAGAGgtgaatcttatctttttatatttgtgtcatgtaattaaaaaattagtcatAGTAGAAGAGatcatttatgtatttattctaaTATTGATTTTCAACTGCCCTTGTACTATATGACATCATAGATAGTATATCATAAATATAtaaacttaatattttttaatttagaggTTGATTACAAAAATATGGaagataatttataaaaatataatttttcattttttatatatagcaaggttgatatatataaatatatggtaTTTAAAGTaacacatttttatatttttgcaatataatagtttttttaaaattaaaaatattttttaatattaaaaatattattttaattttaacaacactttttaaatattgttaaaattgtATAACTACCGTAGCCTTCGTTCTTAATAAAGTAGTTTTACATATGTGAGCAGTAACATAATATGACGTTAGTAAACTTTTTACATTGATCGGTGTGAATAGTTATCCAAATTAACAGATTTGATTATATGACTATGTCAAATTAAACGTTATATAATATCAgtacataaaaattaaactatttattttatatctttgtaaaatttatcaatcaaatatttttgaataagatttgaGTTCATTCTAATgtaataaaatgacattttttgtccataataaattaatcaaatcataATGACTGTACATGGTCGAAAATAGCCAAGTATATACTGGGAGGAACTAGAAACGAGATCAAGAAATACTTGAGGACTAGGATCTAGAAGCACATTAAGCAAGTTGATGAACACTGTGTTGCCAAGTTGAGAGTATGAAAACTAGAAAGAAAGCTAAGAGAATGAACTAAATATTAAATTGAATTGATGTTGGAAGAATGTATTAATTTACATACGAAGCTTCCTCACTTATTTACACACTAAGAGTGAAAGATAGAAACACATCAATAACTAACACTCAACTAATCTTATAACAGATTCTCACTTCCTCTAACTAACTCTGTAATGCTAACTAACTCTACATTGCTTGTCACACACGTCATTAGAGTCTTCTCCCTTAACACCCCTTCcaaagtctctctctctctctctctatctctctcactctctcaacATGTCTCAAGATTTGGAAGTGAGAAAAGGGCCATGGACCATGGAAGAAGACATGATCCTGATCAACTATATAGCCAACCACATGGATGGTGTTTTGAACTCTTTGGCCAAAGCTACCAATAAGGACACAGACACATGCGCATGCACATATATATTGCATCTTTCATTTcttctccttttattttttgttcttcttcatttcatGTTCAAACCCTAACTTTATGACTTTTCGTGCTTTCACAAGTCTTAAATGTATTGGAAAAAGTTGTTGATCATGTACTTGCTGTCTCAACCATGCTCTCTATGTTTTTATCTTTTCCATAGGCTTTCTCTTTCCAAATATTTGAAACTTCTTCAAAAGTCAATCCTTTTGTCTCTGGCATatagaaaatcacaaaaattatcGCAACACAAGCAATAGCCAAAAGAATCATAAAACTCTCACCAAGCCCAATAGCATCCACAAAAGAAAGGAAGCTAATAGACATGATGACACTACCAACCCAATTAATTGTTGCAGACATGCCACCACATATTCCTCTAAACTCTTCAGGATATATCTCTGTGTTCAGAGCCCAAGGAACAGGACCCATTCCAGGTgcaaagaatataatatacaAAGCCAAACCCGCAACAGCAAGCCATCCATAAACTAAACTCGGGTTGCCATGTCCTCTAACATAACATGAAGCAGATAGTAGGATTAATGATCCAACCACACCTATTAAGCTACTAAGTGTAAGCTTCTTTCGCCCTACAATGTCAATAAGGTAAATGCCAATAATTGTGCCACCGGCATTAATTGCAGAAACAATGAGGGATAAGAACAAAGCCGATTCGTTTGATTTGAAGCCAGCCAATTGAATGATTGTTGGGCTATAGTACATTATAACACTAATACCGGTAAGTTGTTGGAATGCTTGAAGTCCAGCGCCACATATGAATGCAACTCTGATTTCTTTCAACTTAAATACATCACtgtatttaactttgaccttatCCTTTTGTTCTTGCTCCATGTGAGCTTCAAGAATATCTATTTCGTCCTCCAACCGAGGAGATGGGTATATCTTAGAAAGAACATTGGTGGCCTCCTCCTTCCTATTCTGCAAGTTAAAAGTAACTAAACTTTTAATTATTGTACCAAAAAAATCAATATAAGGATTTATTTTACCCAAATTTTATAGGTGACTACTGACATAAAATTGTCTTCATATGAAAATAATAGTTGATAAtcattagatgataatttagttaaaaaaaagtacAGGAAACTAATTTTTAGTTAGCTAACATTAGTCAACTTTAGatcttatatttataatttaagttTTAGGATCTAGaatttaagataaacaaaataacaaaattgGCTGatgttagtttaaaaaaaaatttggtttccAACATTACTCTTTAGTTCAACATGTCAAATTATCTAATAGTTATTACCTATAATTTTTGCATAAAGAGAACTTCacatgaatgatcattgatcttATATCATCATTTACCTTCAAATATAGCCATCTGGGGGACTCAGGAAGAAAGACCATAAGAACCAACTGAATAACAGCTGGTGTACCTGCAATTCCAAGCATCCAACGCCATGTTCCAGGAACCTGCACACATAATTTTGCTCTTAGAAAATCAAGATGGATGAAGACAAAATTATTACTATTGGTATTGTTAGCTAAAGAGTTGGGTATGCTTACTCTAGTCAAACCATAATTGATGACAAAGGAAAGAAATTGGCCAGTTGTGATCATAAGACAATTGACACTAACTAATCCACCTCTTATTTCAGACGGTGATACTTCTGCGATATACATAGGAGCAGTAACAGAGGCGAAACCTACACCTAGGCCAACAAAAAACCGGCCAACTATGATAAGTGTGGGATTTGGTGCGACGGCGATCAAGAGTGATCCTACTGCGAAACAAATATCTGCCACAATAGTGGCAGCCTTACGCCCTAAAGAATCATTAATGTAACCACCAATGGCGGCACCGAAAATTGCACCAATTAAGGCCATGGCAACTATTAGTTCCTGCAAACATACAAAATGAGAACATATAATTGCTACAAAATGGCACTCTACTCTAGTCCTACTGCGTCGTAGTCATAGTTACATGAATTCACAATTTATCTTTGTTGTcgaaagctatatatatataattttcccattaaaaattttaaatgtgaTGTATTGCGTACCACCTACCAATTCTCCTACCAGAACATATTGCGTTTTATATAACTATGGTCATAATTACAAGCtaccaaattaaaagaaaatgaaaaaaaaaagacactctCTCTCTTTTACCTGAAGAAAACTACTGTTCTTTACAACTTCAAAATCATCTTTTATGTACAAGAGAGCGCCAGATATCACACCtacaaatgaaaacaaaatataTGCTATAtcatttccttcttttttttttaattaatgaaatgGTAGAAAATACGCATATATGTATAATGTACCAGTATCATAACCAAATAGAAGGCCACCAATACCAGCCGCAAAAGTAACTCCAATAATGTAAAAATTTTGGGAAAATGATATTCTACGCTCTGGATGTTTCTCCAAATAATCAGAGCTTCCTGCTTTAATCGACACGCACATATCAGCCACCATTGTTGCTAGCTTGCTTTTATCAACTAGTTGTAAATTGCATGTTAATGCGTGAGATCTAACATAGTTTTATAGATAATAAagttgttaaatttaaaaattttgttggATTTCTTGTTCCCTTAAAAGTCGATGGGCATATATATGATAACAACATTTGTTTTCTTTAATGAAGGATCAGTTTCATGTTGATGTGAACTTGCAACTAGATTACTCTCCCTTCTTTTTATTTCCTTTCCTACTTTCTGTTATTACTCTGTCACAACAAACATGTACTCAAATACCTACATATGTTAACATGATTGCTGTCATTTTGGATCCTTATATTAACTAtcttaatttagattattttagTTCTTATGTATTGATACCATttaataattttctattttttttctaatcaAATATATTTATAGTATTCATGAGCCTTTCAAGCTATAATCGGTGGTTATGTGAAGTTTATTTGCTTATGTATTGATATGTTAGTTGGATGTCTATAAAAATCTATTTCACAGTGATATttgttatataaattaaattcaaataattaatacatgtgaatcataaaaattatttgcATATATTTTCTTGCGAAAATCAGAAAAATGTtaaagataataatttttattaatattagttaatacttaatactgttagctaacattttatttttatattgttaggagttaattttagtatttaaaatttaaaatttagtacttaaactttaaaatatttgctaatattaattaaaaataataaattttattggttatgaaacattattttttgttatactaAATTGAGTTGTGAGCATATTTTTTTGGTGGCTTTTTATAGTTGGTGAAAATTCTCTTATGTACTGTGATAGACACTTATTACCTTCATATTCAATGGTCAACAAATAGTATCTTCTAGTAAAAGAGATAAATCGTGAATAATCACTTAAATAAAGATTAACTTAACTAACAATAACTCTATTTGTCATCTTTTTATTTGACGGTCAACGAAAATATTATCATTAACCATCAAAATCGtgtcatatttattatttaaaaatatgtcgTTAGTCAATAAATTACGACATATACATATATTAATCATGTTGTGTTCTAtattaattagtttaaattaacGATAAACATGAGATATTTAATTCTATCCTTCCGAAACTAGAGATATTTTCCTctcagaataaaaaattttaagccaCATGTTATAGTTTATAACCATTCATcaatttttttatccttttttattatatttttttctctcttttcttaaaTATTTGTGATAACTAATTAGAGAAAAAATAACTCTTCTTTCACGGTGTATATAAGAATTAGTTCCCAAATTAGTATTTAATATGCATATGAAAAATTATTAGATTTTACAATTCTAGGAAAGAGATATATTATTTTGACAGAaaattctatttcaaaaattgtaaaataatgattaaaaattaataaatattatctaaaatagggataaaaataataaaatcataaaattgaaaaACACGGTTAAATAATACTTTCATTCGAATATacttttactttaaaaattttatgcattGAAACTTCATTATTATATTaggatataatttatatttagatatattaaattttcaatgaaCTGAAACttgtaacactctaccacacagagctttatacctaggatgtaaaacagaggtggtgaggcGCTACATCCTCTAAGATAGgatataaatatatgtaatagTCAAAAGAATGTAGTATACTAGGAGTCTTGAAGGATTGGTAAAACAAAATTTGtgaaaataaaaagcgcaatgcTCAGGAACGTGGTTACCTGCGTGCAAAGAAACCGACAGT
This window contains:
- the LOC112757665 gene encoding inositol transporter 1-like; translation: MVADMCVSIKAGSSDYLEKHPERRISFSQNFYIIGVTFAAGIGGLLFGYDTGVISGALLYIKDDFEVVKNSSFLQELIVAMALIGAIFGAAIGGYINDSLGRKAATIVADICFAVGSLLIAVAPNPTLIIVGRFFVGLGVGFASVTAPMYIAEVSPSEIRGGLVSVNCLMITTGQFLSFVINYGLTRVPGTWRWMLGIAGTPAVIQLVLMVFLPESPRWLYLKNRKEEATNVLSKIYPSPRLEDEIDILEAHMEQEQKDKVKVKYSDVFKLKEIRVAFICGAGLQAFQQLTGISVIMYYSPTIIQLAGFKSNESALFLSLIVSAINAGGTIIGIYLIDIVGRKKLTLSSLIGVVGSLILLSASCYVRGHGNPSLVYGWLAVAGLALYIIFFAPGMGPVPWALNTEIYPEEFRGICGGMSATINWVGSVIMSISFLSFVDAIGLGESFMILLAIACVAIIFVIFYMPETKGLTFEEVSNIWKEKAYGKDKNIESMVETAST